One stretch of Helicobacter jaachi DNA includes these proteins:
- a CDS encoding fumarate reductase iron-sulfur subunit, which yields MSATTQQKGRTITIRALKFDPQSAVSKPHFREYKVEEAHSMTVFIALGMIRESQDPDLSFDFVCRAGICGSCAMMINGRPRLACKTLTQDFPDGVITLMPLPAFKLIKDLSVNTGEWFEGMTKRVESWIHTQHKPDISKLEMPIEPQVADEVFELDRCIECGCCIASCATKVMREDFVGAAGMNRVVRFMIDPHDERSDADYYELVGNDDGVFGCMSLIACHDTCPKELPLQSKIAYLRRKMLSVGMKK from the coding sequence ATGAGTGCGACAACACAACAAAAAGGACGGACAATCACCATTCGAGCATTAAAGTTTGACCCACAAAGCGCGGTTTCAAAGCCTCATTTTAGAGAATACAAAGTCGAGGAAGCCCATTCCATGACAGTATTCATCGCTCTAGGTATGATTAGAGAGAGCCAAGACCCAGATTTAAGCTTTGATTTTGTGTGCAGGGCGGGGATTTGCGGCAGTTGTGCGATGATGATTAATGGTCGCCCACGCCTAGCGTGCAAGACGCTCACACAAGACTTTCCCGATGGCGTTATTACGCTTATGCCGCTGCCTGCATTTAAGCTTATAAAGGATTTAAGTGTAAATACAGGCGAGTGGTTTGAAGGTATGACTAAGCGCGTGGAGAGTTGGATTCACACGCAGCACAAGCCTGATATTTCTAAGCTTGAAATGCCAATCGAGCCACAAGTGGCTGATGAAGTCTTTGAGCTTGATAGGTGCATTGAATGTGGGTGCTGTATCGCAAGCTGCGCGACTAAGGTTATGCGAGAAGACTTTGTGGGCGCTGCGGGTATGAATCGCGTCGTGCGCTTTATGATTGACCCGCACGATGAGCGAAGTGATGCGGATTATTATGAGTTAGTGGGGAATGATGATGGCGTATTTGGCTGTATGAGCCTTATAGCCTGCCATGATACTTGCCCTAAAGAGTTGCCACTGCAAAGCAAAATCGCGTATTTACGCCGCAAAATGCTGAGTGTGGGTATGAAAAAATAG
- a CDS encoding beta-ketoacyl-ACP synthase III, translated as MYASLKSIASYIPPICMHNTDFEKILDTSDEWITKRTGIKTRHFANASQQTSDLAYEAGKKAIERAGLSPNDIDALIVATLSPDYLTMPSTACVTAHKLGIENKAAFDISAACSGFIYLLSLAKAFIESGTFKHILIIGAEKVSSVLDFSDRSTCVLFGDGAGACVIGSTEDRNASIIDVHTSANGKHQDFICTPREHSAFGAQAKHTPSHLQMKGNETFKLAVKTLVSDVNDILHKNHIAPKDISFFIPHQANLRIINAVSENLSFNESQLVLSVQKYGNTSAASIPMAMNDIYEEKRLKYGDLMLLDAFGGGLTWGSALVHFGAKN; from the coding sequence ATGTATGCCTCCTTAAAATCCATAGCCTCGTATATTCCGCCCATTTGTATGCATAACACCGATTTTGAAAAAATACTTGATACAAGCGATGAGTGGATTACAAAGCGCACAGGCATTAAAACGCGCCATTTTGCTAACGCCTCGCAGCAAACAAGTGATTTAGCCTATGAAGCGGGCAAAAAAGCTATTGAGCGCGCAGGGCTTAGCCCAAATGATATTGATGCGCTTATTGTAGCGACTTTAAGCCCTGATTATCTCACCATGCCTAGCACAGCGTGCGTAACTGCCCATAAACTTGGCATTGAGAATAAGGCTGCATTTGACATAAGTGCGGCGTGTAGCGGATTTATCTATCTTTTATCATTGGCAAAAGCATTTATAGAATCTGGCACATTTAAGCATATTCTTATTATCGGTGCGGAGAAGGTAAGCTCTGTGCTGGATTTTAGCGATAGAAGCACTTGTGTGCTTTTTGGCGATGGGGCGGGGGCTTGTGTAATTGGTAGCACAGAGGATAGGAATGCTAGTATTATTGATGTGCATACTAGTGCTAATGGCAAACATCAAGATTTTATCTGCACGCCGCGTGAGCATTCAGCCTTTGGCGCGCAAGCAAAGCACACGCCATCGCATCTGCAAATGAAAGGCAATGAAACTTTTAAGCTCGCGGTCAAAACGCTTGTGAGTGATGTCAATGATATATTGCATAAAAATCATATCGCCCCTAAAGATATATCATTTTTTATCCCTCACCAAGCTAATTTGCGTATTATTAACGCTGTGAGTGAAAATCTTAGCTTTAATGAAAGCCAACTCGTGCTAAGTGTGCAAAAATATGGCAACACTTCTGCGGCTTCTATTCCTATGGCGATGAATGATATTTATGAGGAAAAAAGGCTAAAATATGGAGATTTAATGCTCCTTGATGCCTTTGGCGGTGGCTTGACTTGGGGTTCAGCCCTTGTGCATTTTGGCGCAAAAAACTAA
- a CDS encoding metallophosphoesterase family protein produces the protein MKAQKATRFYIFGDTHGRTDIGKVFTPALLKKYRRNDYIVVCGDFGVIWCDEIDEREHAIMEKIKKLPCPLLFVDGNHENFNRFEKLPQVKKFNATAGEYIKNKSYHLKRGEIYEIAGKRFFTMGGALSIDKYRRTLNQSWWPQEAISDEELALGLKNIYNCAENIDYVITHTIPEILLHELFRHMNIHHKIHDENPKKLTQIFNALQEKKHDVKAWFFGHWHDDLKLSVPYLDRELTFYLSYNNVRILDIETGAITNQATDSYEYKMLEKYRLLGLT, from the coding sequence ATGAAAGCACAAAAAGCAACTAGATTCTATATTTTTGGTGATACGCATGGCAGGACAGACATTGGCAAAGTTTTCACGCCAGCGCTGCTTAAAAAATATAGGCGCAATGATTATATCGTGGTGTGTGGGGACTTTGGCGTGATATGGTGTGATGAAATAGATGAGAGAGAGCATGCCATTATGGAAAAGATTAAAAAACTCCCCTGCCCACTTTTATTTGTCGATGGCAATCATGAAAATTTTAATCGCTTTGAAAAACTCCCTCAAGTCAAAAAATTTAACGCCACTGCCGGAGAATACATTAAAAACAAAAGCTATCATTTAAAGCGTGGAGAGATTTATGAAATTGCAGGCAAGCGTTTTTTCACTATGGGCGGCGCGCTCTCTATTGACAAATATCGCAGAACGCTCAATCAATCATGGTGGCCACAAGAAGCCATAAGCGATGAGGAATTGGCTTTAGGGCTTAAAAATATTTATAATTGTGCGGAAAATATTGATTATGTCATAACGCACACTATCCCTGAAATACTTTTGCACGAGCTTTTTAGACACATGAATATACATCATAAAATACATGATGAAAATCCCAAAAAGCTCACACAAATTTTTAATGCCCTGCAGGAAAAAAAGCATGATGTGAAAGCGTGGTTTTTTGGGCATTGGCATGATGATTTAAAGCTTAGTGTGCCTTATCTTGATAGGGAGCTTACATTTTATCTCTCTTATAATAATGTGCGAATTTTGGATATAGAGACAGGCGCTATTACCAATCAAGCCACAGATTCTTATGAATATAAAATGCTTGAAAAATATCGCTTATTAGGGCTTACATAA
- a CDS encoding fumarate reductase cytochrome b subunit — MLEDKVIESYTGVTPQRKKSKNPARLDFWQSATGLFLGLFMLAHLLFVSSILISPEAMYKVTKFFEGSMIFGEEGKPIIVSGVAVIVGIAFVVHAFLAMRKFPINYKQFRDLMVHKKLMKHSDTSLWVIQAGTGFVMFFLVMPHLFVNLTQPENIGPFASSFRFVQQNFWILYIFLLFAVELHGSIGLYRLCIKWGWFESLGLKNLRIIKWLLSIFCIILGICSFIAYVQIGKNLDESKGIEAYRIQDAKTYGGGLK; from the coding sequence ATGCTAGAGGACAAAGTCATTGAGAGTTACACGGGAGTAACGCCTCAAAGAAAAAAGAGCAAAAATCCGGCACGATTGGATTTTTGGCAAAGTGCAACGGGGTTATTTTTAGGTTTGTTTATGCTAGCGCATTTGCTGTTTGTCTCAAGTATCTTAATTAGCCCAGAGGCTATGTATAAGGTAACAAAGTTTTTTGAAGGCAGCATGATTTTTGGCGAGGAGGGCAAGCCTATTATTGTGAGTGGTGTGGCTGTAATTGTGGGGATTGCCTTTGTCGTGCATGCATTTTTAGCGATGAGAAAATTCCCCATAAACTACAAGCAATTCCGTGATTTAATGGTGCATAAAAAGCTTATGAAACATAGTGATACAAGCCTATGGGTTATTCAAGCAGGCACGGGATTTGTGATGTTTTTTCTTGTTATGCCCCATTTATTTGTAAATCTCACACAGCCTGAAAATATAGGACCATTTGCGTCATCTTTCCGCTTTGTGCAGCAAAATTTTTGGATTCTCTACATCTTTTTACTTTTTGCAGTGGAGCTACATGGCTCGATTGGATTGTATCGCTTGTGCATTAAATGGGGGTGGTTTGAATCTCTAGGATTAAAAAATCTTAGAATTATCAAATGGCTGCTTTCGATATTCTGCATTATTTTAGGTATTTGCTCATTTATTGCCTATGTGCAAATTGGCAAAAACTTAGATGAAAGTAAAGGCATAGAAGCATACAGAATCCAAGATGCAAAAACTTATGGGGGAGGATTGAAATGA
- a CDS encoding ABC transporter ATP-binding protein, whose protein sequence is MRTILDFFKKFFPYIKGHYLTFAIAILASLVVALCSAGTAYLIEPLLDTLSGKIPRANPLFSFEELAENTSIAFVMMALIIAVYAGKSIGTYVQAYLMNLIGQDIVRQVRDRMLKHMLSLEMAFFNKMRGGELIARITNDIGVIRSAVSNYITEFVRESITIIALVAVVIYQSPKYALIALVIIPLALVPLNFIIKKLKKYSRTIQEKNADITAKLNEIFNNIEVIKASNGEKVEYENFKLQNLHFLKMNMKAVRVGELSTPLMEFLGAIMLACVIYMAIVDISEGELSAARFSSFVGALFYIYTPFKRLVNIYAQMQSAIVASQRIFEILDQKQQIHDGSLRLQPPINEIRLANVHFHYNKEVHALKGVSLCLEKNKITALVGKSGSGKSSIINLILRLYEANSGEITINKRDIKDYTQKSVRDNIAVVTQRIFIFNDSILNNVAYGSTADEKRVIEALKYAHAWDFVQKMPQGIHTILDEFGTNLSGGQRQRIAIARAIYKDPEVLIFDEATSALDMQTEEAIKNSIQTLRHNKIIIIVAHRPSTIELADEILHFQQGRIIKIESKNPTDSQKGIKEI, encoded by the coding sequence ATGCGCACCATTCTTGATTTTTTTAAAAAGTTTTTTCCCTATATCAAAGGTCATTATCTTACCTTTGCCATAGCCATTTTGGCTTCGCTGGTGGTGGCTTTATGCAGTGCTGGCACGGCTTATCTTATTGAGCCTTTGCTAGATACGCTCTCTGGCAAAATCCCGCGCGCCAACCCGCTTTTTAGCTTTGAAGAATTAGCAGAAAACACAAGCATAGCGTTTGTGATGATGGCTTTAATCATTGCGGTGTATGCTGGAAAGTCCATTGGCACCTATGTGCAAGCTTATTTGATGAATCTCATCGGGCAAGACATCGTGCGGCAAGTGCGCGATAGAATGCTAAAGCACATGCTCTCGCTTGAAATGGCGTTTTTTAATAAAATGCGCGGGGGCGAGCTCATTGCGCGCATCACTAATGATATTGGCGTCATTCGCTCTGCGGTTTCAAACTACATCACAGAATTTGTGCGGGAGAGCATTACGATTATAGCACTTGTTGCGGTGGTCATTTATCAAAGCCCAAAATACGCGCTTATCGCACTTGTCATTATTCCTCTAGCACTTGTGCCGCTCAATTTTATTATTAAAAAACTCAAAAAATACTCCCGCACCATTCAAGAGAAAAATGCCGACATTACAGCAAAACTCAATGAAATTTTTAATAACATCGAAGTGATTAAAGCAAGTAATGGCGAAAAAGTTGAATATGAAAATTTTAAATTACAGAATCTGCACTTTCTCAAAATGAATATGAAAGCCGTGCGTGTGGGTGAGCTAAGCACGCCGCTTATGGAATTTTTGGGCGCGATAATGCTTGCGTGCGTGATTTATATGGCAATTGTTGATATTTCTGAAGGCGAGCTAAGCGCGGCACGCTTTTCATCGTTTGTGGGCGCGCTTTTTTATATTTATACGCCATTTAAACGACTAGTGAATATTTATGCGCAAATGCAGTCTGCTATCGTGGCAAGTCAAAGGATTTTTGAGATTCTAGACCAAAAGCAGCAAATCCACGATGGCTCGCTGCGGCTGCAACCCCCCATAAATGAAATAAGACTAGCCAATGTGCATTTTCACTACAATAAAGAGGTGCATGCGCTTAAAGGTGTGAGCCTTTGCTTAGAGAAAAATAAAATTACAGCCCTTGTGGGCAAAAGTGGCAGCGGTAAAAGCTCTATTATTAATCTCATTTTGCGCCTGTATGAGGCTAATAGCGGGGAGATTACTATCAATAAACGCGATATTAAGGATTACACACAAAAAAGCGTGCGAGATAATATCGCGGTGGTAACGCAGAGAATCTTTATCTTTAATGATAGTATTTTAAATAATGTTGCTTATGGTAGCACTGCTGATGAAAAGCGTGTGATTGAGGCACTAAAATACGCGCACGCGTGGGATTTTGTCCAGAAAATGCCTCAAGGGATTCACACTATCTTAGATGAATTTGGCACAAATCTAAGCGGCGGACAGCGGCAAAGAATAGCCATTGCGCGCGCTATTTACAAAGACCCAGAAGTGCTTATTTTTGATGAAGCCACCTCCGCGCTTGATATGCAAACTGAAGAAGCCATAAAAAATAGCATTCAAACCTTAAGGCATAATAAAATCATCATTATCGTAGCCCACCGCCCTAGCACCATTGAGCTTGCTGATGAAATTTTGCATTTTCAACAGGGGAGAATCATCAAAATAGAATCTAAAAATCCTACAGATTCTCAAAAAGGCATAAAAGAAATTTAA
- the plsX gene encoding phosphate acyltransferase PlsX gives MLKIAIDVMGADNGIAPIVQGVVRALKNRDFIAVIIGDEAQITPLIPTHLRQKVEIVHCADYIRMEESAASATKRTQSSIFKAIELLQNDAVSAVVSPGHSGASMSLATLKIGRIKGVLRPAICTTMPTTSDKPSMILDAGANTDCKPEYLVDFAIMGYEYAKHVVGLENPRVGLLSNGEEDNKGNELTKASFKMLKHFDFFKGNVEGRDIFNGSVDVIVCDGFSGNLVLKASEGVASAINSVLKKEIKSCLCSMFGALFLRGVFRKLKQKMDHSEYGGAPLLGVQKVVIISHGSSNARAIECAIYQALLAIESDICAKLAHTFANKAPIQE, from the coding sequence ATGCTAAAAATTGCCATTGATGTTATGGGCGCGGACAATGGTATAGCCCCTATCGTTCAAGGAGTGGTGCGGGCATTGAAAAATCGTGATTTTATAGCCGTGATTATTGGCGATGAAGCGCAAATCACTCCGCTTATTCCTACGCATTTGCGCCAAAAGGTAGAGATTGTGCATTGTGCAGATTATATTCGTATGGAGGAATCTGCTGCAAGCGCGACTAAACGCACGCAGTCCTCTATCTTTAAAGCCATAGAATTATTGCAAAATGACGCTGTGAGCGCTGTAGTCTCCCCCGGGCATAGCGGAGCAAGTATGAGTTTAGCCACTTTAAAAATTGGGCGCATTAAAGGCGTTTTACGCCCTGCGATATGCACAACTATGCCAACTACTAGCGATAAGCCAAGTATGATACTTGATGCGGGCGCAAATACAGACTGCAAGCCTGAATATTTGGTAGATTTTGCCATTATGGGCTATGAGTATGCTAAGCATGTTGTTGGCTTAGAAAATCCACGCGTTGGGCTATTATCTAATGGTGAAGAGGATAATAAGGGCAATGAACTCACAAAAGCTAGCTTTAAAATGCTAAAACATTTTGATTTTTTCAAAGGAAATGTCGAGGGGCGCGATATTTTTAATGGCAGTGTTGATGTAATTGTGTGCGATGGCTTCAGCGGCAATCTTGTGCTAAAGGCGAGCGAGGGCGTAGCAAGTGCGATTAACTCCGTGCTTAAAAAAGAAATCAAATCCTGCCTTTGCTCTATGTTTGGCGCACTTTTCCTACGTGGTGTGTTTAGGAAGCTTAAACAAAAAATGGACCATAGTGAATATGGCGGCGCGCCTTTACTTGGGGTGCAAAAGGTGGTGATTATTAGCCATGGTAGCTCAAATGCGCGGGCGATTGAATGCGCGATTTATCAGGCTTTACTCGCTATAGAATCTGATATTTGCGCCAAACTTGCACACACTTTTGCCAATAAAGCGCCCATTCAAGAATAA
- a CDS encoding fumarate reductase flavoprotein subunit, with the protein MRVIYSDALIIGGGLAGLRASISAKQAGLNTIVLSLVPVKRSHSAAAQGGMQASLGNSVKSDGDNEDLHFADTVKGSDWGCDQDVARMFVTTAPKAIRELAGFGVPWTRIQKGDRPAVINGEKVIITEDDFRHGYIHSRDFGGTKKWRTCYTADATGHTMLYAVANEAYKLGVDIQDRKEAISIIHEDGKCFGAVVRDLVTGELIAYVAKGTLIATGGYGRVYRNTTNAVICEGIGAAIAMETGIAKLGNMEAVQFHPTPLVPSGILLTEGCRGDGGILRDVDGYRFMPDYEPEKKELASRDVVSRRMLEHIRKGKGVKSPYGDHLWLDISILGRAHVERNLRDVQDICKTFAGIDPATPGVWAPVRPMQHYSMGGIRTNYKGESYLRGLFAAGEVACWDLHGFNRLGGNSVSEAVVAGMIIGEYFTEYCQDASIDVQTSTLEAFIKKEQTYLSDLLNSTGNEDVYELKNAMKDIMDNDVGIFRDGKGLQEAVDKLEELYKRSKNIRVQNKKLHSNPELEDAYRTPKMLKIALCVAKGALDRTESRGAHTREDYPKRDDLNWLKRTLTSWEDPNQTLPTVTYEDLDIMKMEIAPGFRGYGAKGMIIEHPNSAIRQAEIDKITQEVQAKGGDRYALQEALMPFNLQPEFKARNQRLGDK; encoded by the coding sequence ATGAGAGTAATTTATAGTGATGCTTTAATTATTGGCGGAGGATTAGCGGGCTTGCGCGCCTCTATTTCAGCAAAACAAGCTGGGCTTAATACTATTGTATTAAGTCTTGTGCCTGTGAAAAGAAGCCACTCTGCAGCCGCACAAGGTGGTATGCAAGCAAGTCTTGGCAACTCTGTAAAAAGCGATGGGGACAATGAGGATTTACACTTTGCCGATACGGTAAAAGGAAGCGACTGGGGCTGCGACCAAGATGTAGCAAGAATGTTTGTAACCACCGCACCAAAGGCAATACGCGAACTAGCAGGCTTTGGTGTGCCATGGACTAGAATCCAAAAAGGCGATAGACCCGCTGTCATTAATGGTGAAAAAGTAATCATCACCGAAGATGACTTTAGGCATGGTTATATCCACTCACGCGATTTTGGTGGTACTAAAAAATGGCGCACATGCTACACAGCAGACGCTACAGGGCATACGATGCTTTATGCTGTGGCAAATGAAGCCTATAAGCTTGGCGTTGATATTCAAGATAGAAAAGAGGCTATTTCTATTATCCATGAAGATGGCAAGTGCTTTGGCGCGGTGGTGCGTGATTTAGTAACTGGCGAGCTTATCGCGTATGTGGCAAAAGGCACGCTTATCGCTACAGGCGGCTATGGCAGAGTGTATCGCAATACCACAAATGCTGTCATTTGCGAAGGAATAGGCGCGGCAATCGCTATGGAGACAGGCATTGCTAAATTAGGCAATATGGAAGCTGTGCAGTTTCACCCTACACCACTTGTGCCTAGCGGCATTCTGCTCACAGAAGGTTGCCGCGGTGATGGCGGGATTTTACGCGATGTTGATGGCTATCGCTTTATGCCTGATTATGAACCAGAGAAAAAAGAGCTTGCAAGCCGTGATGTGGTATCACGCAGAATGCTTGAGCATATTCGCAAAGGTAAAGGTGTAAAATCCCCCTATGGCGACCATTTGTGGCTTGATATTTCAATCCTTGGGCGCGCGCATGTGGAGCGAAATTTACGCGATGTGCAAGATATTTGTAAGACTTTTGCAGGCATTGACCCTGCTACACCCGGTGTTTGGGCGCCTGTTAGACCTATGCAGCACTACTCTATGGGCGGTATTCGCACTAACTACAAAGGAGAATCTTACCTTAGAGGCTTATTTGCCGCAGGTGAGGTAGCCTGCTGGGATTTGCATGGCTTTAATCGACTTGGCGGAAACTCTGTAAGTGAGGCTGTAGTCGCGGGTATGATTATTGGCGAGTATTTCACAGAATATTGCCAAGATGCGAGCATTGATGTGCAAACAAGCACTTTAGAAGCTTTCATTAAAAAAGAGCAAACATACCTTAGTGATTTGCTTAATAGCACAGGAAATGAAGATGTCTATGAGCTAAAGAATGCAATGAAAGATATTATGGATAATGATGTGGGTATTTTCCGCGATGGCAAGGGCTTACAAGAAGCAGTAGATAAGCTTGAGGAGCTTTATAAACGCAGTAAAAATATCCGCGTGCAAAATAAAAAGCTCCATAGTAATCCAGAGTTAGAGGACGCTTACCGCACGCCAAAAATGCTTAAAATCGCCCTATGTGTGGCTAAAGGTGCGCTTGATAGGACAGAATCTAGAGGCGCGCACACAAGGGAGGATTATCCTAAACGCGATGATTTAAATTGGCTCAAGCGCACACTTACAAGCTGGGAAGACCCTAATCAAACATTGCCTACAGTAACCTATGAGGATTTGGACATTATGAAAATGGAAATTGCGCCCGGATTTAGAGGCTATGGAGCTAAGGGAATGATTATTGAGCACCCAAATAGCGCCATTAGACAGGCTGAAATTGACAAAATCACGCAAGAAGTCCAAGCCAAAGGCGGCGATAGATATGCTTTGCAAGAAGCTCTAATGCCCTTTAACCTCCAACCAGAATTTAAAGCAAGAAATCAACGACTAGGAGACAAATAA
- a CDS encoding heavy metal translocating P-type ATPase, translated as MKEAHFYIDQMTCQACSSGIERALSRKKFCKEIQVNLLSKRARIVYDESQASLKDIFALIEKMGYEPHLDANPAQSAQNTRNTHSLNAIIESFDNRFLPQKLRLPLSITATIIVLICSWGEMFNLFTLPYMLNYCILLILSLIVMHIGRGFYVRGFKGLLARSPNMDSLIAIGTTSAFLYSLQGFFNPHSHAYFDSVCVIITLVLVGKSIEDRSKKDALSSASLLLELNQKSLQKVVDSINLPQDSLTQAKCEPILAQDVKAGDILKILPGEMIIVDGIICEGSSSLDTAAINGESVPLAAKSGDKVFSGSINLDSVLFMRAQKNARESTLAQILSLVQNAQDSKAPIASLADKVAAVFVPLVICLATIAGVFWWGFRDFEFALSIFIATLVISCPCALGLATPMAILHAQAIANKMGVFFKDAKSIQALSEITHIAFDKTGTLTQGLEIVSITKLSAQKSEQELFNLAYSLESTSTHIIAKAFKTHTLSPTATLYPLENVEQITGKGIKASINNVSYTLGSAALLPPHLQPQNNEDKITLYLCDEGQILAIFSLQDYIKPDASVALSHFRQRGINATLISGDNATNTQKIASLLGISDFHAKALPQDKMQILSALSACQKVLMVGDGINDAPALAAAYTSIAFASMHDIATHSADIVIYNQKVMSIYNAYALSKASILNIKENLGFAFCYNIAFIPLAMGVFGGFGIFLHPMFCALAMSLSSLSVVGNAARLKRFKIL; from the coding sequence ATGAAAGAAGCACATTTCTATATTGACCAAATGACTTGTCAAGCTTGCTCTAGCGGAATTGAGCGGGCATTATCGCGCAAGAAATTTTGCAAAGAAATACAGGTTAATCTCTTAAGCAAAAGAGCGCGCATAGTGTATGATGAGAGCCAAGCAAGCCTTAAAGATATTTTTGCTTTGATTGAAAAAATGGGCTATGAGCCGCATTTAGATGCTAATCCTGCCCAAAGTGCGCAAAATACGCGCAACACTCACTCGCTTAATGCCATTATAGAATCTTTTGACAATCGCTTTTTGCCTCAAAAACTAAGGCTGCCTCTTAGCATTACTGCTACGATTATTGTGCTTATTTGCTCATGGGGAGAGATGTTTAATTTATTCACACTCCCCTATATGCTTAATTACTGCATTTTGCTTATTTTAAGCCTTATAGTTATGCACATTGGCAGAGGATTCTATGTGCGCGGTTTTAAAGGGCTTTTAGCGCGCAGTCCAAATATGGACTCACTCATCGCCATAGGCACAACAAGTGCATTTTTATACAGCCTGCAAGGATTTTTTAATCCACACAGTCACGCGTATTTTGATAGTGTGTGCGTGATTATCACACTTGTGCTAGTTGGCAAAAGTATTGAGGATAGGAGCAAAAAAGACGCCCTTAGTAGTGCTTCCTTGCTTTTAGAGCTTAATCAAAAAAGCCTCCAAAAAGTAGTAGATTCTATAAATTTACCACAAGATAGTCTCACACAAGCCAAGTGCGAGCCTATTCTCGCCCAAGATGTCAAAGCAGGGGATATTTTAAAAATTTTACCCGGTGAGATGATAATCGTAGATGGCATCATTTGTGAGGGTAGCTCTAGCCTTGATACTGCAGCCATTAATGGCGAATCTGTCCCACTTGCAGCCAAAAGCGGTGATAAAGTCTTCTCCGGCAGCATCAACCTTGATAGCGTGCTTTTCATGCGCGCACAAAAAAATGCTAGAGAATCTACACTTGCGCAGATTCTATCCCTTGTGCAAAATGCTCAAGATAGCAAAGCGCCCATTGCATCGCTTGCCGATAAAGTCGCGGCTGTGTTTGTGCCGCTAGTGATATGTTTAGCCACAATAGCTGGGGTATTTTGGTGGGGTTTTAGAGATTTTGAATTTGCCTTAAGCATTTTTATTGCTACACTTGTGATTTCCTGCCCTTGCGCGCTGGGACTAGCCACGCCAATGGCGATTTTACACGCACAAGCCATTGCCAACAAAATGGGCGTATTTTTTAAAGATGCTAAAAGCATTCAAGCCTTAAGTGAGATTACACACATTGCCTTTGACAAGACAGGCACGCTCACACAAGGGCTAGAGATAGTAAGCATTACTAAGCTTAGTGCGCAAAAAAGTGAGCAAGAACTCTTTAATCTTGCCTATTCTTTAGAATCTACAAGCACACACATCATTGCTAAAGCCTTTAAAACGCATACATTATCGCCCACAGCCACACTTTATCCGCTAGAAAATGTAGAGCAAATCACAGGCAAAGGCATTAAGGCTTCTATTAATAATGTCTCATACACGCTAGGCAGCGCGGCTCTGCTCCCGCCGCATTTGCAGCCACAAAATAATGAAGATAAAATCACGCTCTATCTTTGCGATGAGGGGCAGATTCTAGCCATTTTTAGCCTGCAAGATTATATCAAGCCCGATGCGAGTGTGGCTCTCTCTCACTTCAGGCAAAGGGGTATCAATGCCACGCTTATAAGCGGTGATAATGCTACAAATACGCAAAAAATAGCAAGCCTACTTGGCATTAGTGATTTTCACGCCAAAGCCCTCCCACAAGATAAAATGCAGATTCTATCCGCACTAAGTGCGTGCCAAAAAGTGCTTATGGTGGGCGATGGGATTAATGATGCGCCAGCATTAGCGGCGGCATATACTTCTATTGCCTTTGCTTCAATGCACGATATAGCCACGCATAGCGCGGATATTGTAATTTATAATCAAAAAGTAATGAGTATTTATAACGCATATGCACTTTCTAAAGCGAGTATTTTAAATATTAAAGAGAATCTTGGCTTTGCTTTTTGTTATAATATAGCCTTTATCCCCTTAGCAATGGGCGTGTTTGGGGGATTTGGAATCTTCTTGCACCCGATGTTTTGCGCATTGGCTATGAGTTTATCTAGCCTTAGCGTGGTAGGCAATGCAGCAAGGCTTAAGCGCTTTAAGATTCTATAA
- a CDS encoding copper ion binding protein: MYITLSVGGMNCGKCVDKIEKFVGEIEGVSLIDVDLKNAQVKVEFNPPATQELITEAILDAGFEVNAHHS, encoded by the coding sequence ATGTATATTACTTTATCTGTAGGCGGTATGAACTGCGGTAAATGCGTGGATAAGATAGAAAAGTTTGTTGGTGAAATTGAGGGTGTGAGCCTTATTGATGTGGATTTAAAAAATGCGCAAGTTAAAGTAGAGTTTAACCCACCTGCCACACAAGAATTGATTACAGAAGCAATCCTTGATGCAGGTTTTGAAGTAAATGCGCACCATTCTTGA
- the rpmF gene encoding 50S ribosomal protein L32, translating into MAVPKRRVSKTRAAKRRTHYKIALAKPIKDKDGSWKMPHHINKFTGSYK; encoded by the coding sequence ATGGCAGTTCCCAAAAGACGAGTAAGCAAGACACGAGCGGCAAAGAGGCGCACACATTACAAAATCGCTCTTGCAAAGCCTATCAAAGATAAAGATGGCAGCTGGAAAATGCCTCATCATATTAATAAATTTACAGGCAGCTACAAATAA